The following proteins are co-located in the Microbacterium sp. Clip185 genome:
- a CDS encoding SOS response-associated peptidase, translating into MCGRFVVANVASELVGVLRVDTINPSLPAPSYNVAPMSTAAIVLDSAKTEPPTRRLEPARWGLVPAWAKDPKIGARAFNARAEELEDKPMFRGALIKRRAVVPTTGYYEWKQLADGKEPHFIHPADDSPLFLAGLYEWWKDPSKADDDPDRWLLTFTILTRDAIGALGSIHDRMPLFLDADFADAWLDTDTENVGDILDAAIDAAPDLAATLETRVVSSAVGNVRNDSPALIEPA; encoded by the coding sequence ATGTGTGGTCGGTTCGTCGTCGCCAACGTCGCGTCGGAGCTCGTCGGAGTGCTCCGCGTCGACACGATCAACCCCTCGCTCCCCGCGCCGTCCTACAACGTCGCGCCGATGAGCACGGCGGCGATCGTGCTGGACTCCGCCAAGACCGAGCCGCCCACGCGGCGGCTCGAGCCCGCGAGGTGGGGTCTTGTGCCGGCGTGGGCGAAAGACCCCAAGATCGGCGCCCGCGCCTTCAACGCCCGCGCGGAGGAGCTGGAAGACAAGCCGATGTTCCGCGGCGCTCTCATCAAGCGCCGGGCCGTCGTTCCGACGACCGGCTACTACGAGTGGAAGCAGCTCGCCGACGGCAAGGAGCCGCACTTCATCCACCCTGCCGACGATTCGCCGCTGTTTCTCGCGGGCCTCTACGAATGGTGGAAAGACCCGAGCAAGGCCGATGACGATCCCGATCGCTGGCTGCTGACTTTCACCATCCTCACGCGCGATGCGATCGGTGCGCTGGGTTCGATCCATGACCGCATGCCTCTGTTCCTTGACGCCGACTTCGCAGATGCATGGCTCGACACGGACACCGAGAACGTGGGCGACATCCTGGATGCGGCGATCGATGCGGCTCCCGACCTCGCGGCGACACTCGAGACGAGGGTGGTCTCCTCCGCCGTGGGGAATGTGCGCAACGACTCCCCCGCGCTGATCGAACCCGCGTGA